One part of the Paraglaciecola sp. L3A3 genome encodes these proteins:
- a CDS encoding ThuA domain-containing protein has protein sequence MIKSNRTYLAQFKTRTANFVIKQDHIREASVGTGASTTINAILRFQQVLFTSIFALLVGCSYTGPQSTIHSEKETKHILLLSGKKTHGHGQHENNSGISVLENLLQRQTKANFVTKIFLDAAWPTQSELDNADAIVIMSDGDQNHLLKDKMAEFDSLLEKNSDLGLLFIHYATVPEGRKSPDFKGTYFNNWIGGFYAGNSKNRTLTRWTHIQSKLSEHPVNKGVEPYTIFDEIYYRMEYVDSIKPIVVAETFNQVPTFYSNTGKSKYERDRNQVASFLSELERTIFWSFDRKGGGKSIGTTMGHTHSNFWMTKSIRKQLVNSVAWISGMDIPEEGFDALDLTEDQMMLNHSLPNKHK, from the coding sequence ATGATAAAATCTAATAGAACTTATTTGGCACAATTTAAAACACGTACAGCTAACTTTGTCATCAAACAAGACCACATCCGAGAAGCAAGCGTTGGGACTGGAGCGAGTACCACAATTAATGCAATATTGCGCTTTCAACAAGTGCTATTCACATCTATTTTCGCTTTACTTGTAGGATGCTCTTATACAGGTCCTCAATCCACAATTCATAGCGAAAAAGAGACTAAGCATATTCTTTTACTTTCGGGTAAAAAGACCCATGGCCACGGACAACATGAAAATAATTCAGGTATTTCTGTACTTGAAAACTTACTGCAGAGACAAACTAAAGCCAATTTTGTGACAAAGATATTTTTAGACGCGGCTTGGCCGACTCAATCTGAACTAGATAATGCAGATGCCATTGTGATTATGTCTGATGGTGACCAAAATCACTTACTCAAAGATAAAATGGCAGAATTTGACTCGTTATTAGAAAAAAATAGCGACCTAGGGCTGTTATTTATCCACTACGCCACTGTTCCCGAAGGAAGAAAATCACCTGACTTCAAAGGCACCTATTTCAATAACTGGATAGGAGGCTTTTATGCCGGAAACAGTAAAAACAGAACCTTGACAAGGTGGACGCACATTCAAAGTAAACTCTCTGAACACCCGGTTAATAAAGGGGTAGAGCCCTACACTATTTTTGATGAAATCTATTACAGGATGGAATACGTAGATAGTATTAAACCCATAGTCGTAGCGGAGACATTTAACCAGGTTCCTACCTTTTACTCAAATACTGGAAAATCTAAGTATGAGAGAGATCGCAATCAAGTCGCAAGTTTTCTAAGCGAATTAGAGAGGACTATTTTTTGGAGTTTTGACAGAAAAGGGGGCGGCAAAAGCATTGGTACAACTATGGGCCATACTCACTCAAATTTCTGGATGACAAAGAGTATTCGCAAACAGCTGGTTAATAGTGTCGCTTGGATTTCTGGGATGGATATCCCTGAGGAAGGGTTTGACGCATTGGACTTAACAGAAGACCAGATGATGCTTAATCATTCGTTGCCTAATAAGCATAAATAA
- a CDS encoding AlpA family transcriptional regulator: MQQPIKSRVLSEIETSQYIGMSRSFLRQARMEGNRDNRTPAPPFIKIGRSVRYIKEDLDKWLESFVRQSHLYQDGRSA; this comes from the coding sequence ATGCAACAGCCAATTAAATCTCGCGTTTTATCAGAAATAGAAACATCACAATATATCGGTATGAGCCGTTCTTTTTTGCGACAGGCAAGAATGGAAGGAAATCGTGATAACCGCACACCTGCACCACCTTTTATCAAAATTGGACGTTCTGTCCGTTATATCAAAGAAGATTTAGATAAATGGTTGGAAAGCTTTGTGCGCCAGTCTCATCTTTATCAAGATGGGAGATCAGCGTAA
- a CDS encoding tyrosine-type recombinase/integrase, translating to MAVKAKISNSTIRNLKPSDKRLNDTDISGFHARITENGKIKYYLFYRLNGKQVNYLLGADGQITPAQARDLAKDKSAEIIKGIDVQAVRKQAKEQVRLSKLSTLRAFVEQKYKPWLETRNAKTSTAAIKNLKASFPQFLDFQLSDITAWHLEKWRNEKKSGGLKPATINRRINTLKGCLSRAVEWEIIESHDLHKVKALKVDNSKVRYLDKDEEKRLRDALKSRDGKIKSQRTSANKFRVERGYELLPDLTQNTFADYLSPIVLLAMNTGMRRGEILSIEWQNVDLSNRNLTVISENAKSGKTRHIPLNNEAYETLKNWKIDSGFHGLVFKGQDGKQLLEIRKSWATVLDMAKIEDFRFHDLRHHFASKLVMASVDLNTVRELLGHSDLTMTLRYAHLAPEHKAAAVNLIG from the coding sequence ATGGCAGTTAAAGCGAAGATCTCTAATTCGACTATTCGAAACTTAAAACCTAGTGATAAAAGGTTAAATGATACCGACATTTCAGGATTTCATGCTCGTATCACTGAGAACGGTAAAATTAAGTATTACTTGTTTTATCGTCTTAATGGAAAACAAGTTAATTATCTATTGGGGGCGGATGGTCAAATTACGCCTGCACAAGCACGTGATTTAGCAAAAGATAAATCTGCCGAGATAATAAAAGGTATTGATGTTCAGGCTGTAAGGAAGCAAGCCAAAGAGCAAGTAAGGCTTTCAAAGTTATCAACTCTCAGGGCGTTTGTTGAACAAAAGTATAAACCTTGGCTAGAAACACGAAATGCCAAAACTTCAACGGCCGCTATTAAAAATTTAAAAGCGTCATTTCCTCAGTTCTTAGATTTTCAGCTTTCAGATATAACCGCTTGGCATTTGGAAAAATGGCGTAATGAGAAAAAGAGTGGCGGGCTGAAACCTGCCACAATTAACCGTCGAATAAACACGCTAAAGGGTTGCCTTAGCCGTGCAGTAGAATGGGAAATAATTGAAAGTCATGACCTGCACAAAGTTAAAGCTTTAAAAGTAGATAATTCAAAGGTTAGGTATTTAGATAAAGACGAAGAAAAACGGCTAAGAGATGCCTTAAAGAGTAGAGATGGCAAAATTAAAAGTCAGCGTACTAGCGCGAACAAATTTAGAGTAGAAAGAGGTTATGAATTACTCCCTGACTTAACACAAAACACATTCGCTGATTATCTCTCTCCTATCGTTTTACTAGCAATGAATACAGGCATGAGACGGGGGGAAATCTTAAGTATTGAATGGCAAAATGTAGACTTATCTAATAGAAACCTAACCGTGATATCTGAAAATGCCAAATCGGGAAAAACCAGACACATTCCTTTAAACAATGAAGCTTATGAAACCCTAAAAAATTGGAAAATTGATTCAGGCTTTCATGGTTTAGTGTTTAAAGGTCAAGATGGTAAACAACTGTTAGAAATTCGCAAAAGTTGGGCAACTGTTTTAGATATGGCAAAAATTGAAGATTTCCGTTTTCATGATTTGCGCCACCACTTTGCAAGTAAATTAGTTATGGCTTCAGTCGATCTTAATACGGTGAGAGAATTACTCGGACATAGTGACTTAACTATGACACTTAGATATGCTCATTTAGCACCTGAACATAAGGCAGCTGCGGTTAATTTGATTGGTTAA